One genomic region from Thermoleptolyngbya sichuanensis A183 encodes:
- the nadB gene encoding L-aspartate oxidase gives MSSSSSFSRQFDVLVVGAGAAGLYTSLCLPTRFRVGLITKDELLTSASEWAQGGIAAPMAADDSPELHIEDTLRAGAGLCDRQAVTLMVQQAPDCIRDLLAMGVLFDRHGADLAMTLEAAHSRRRVLHAADTTGRAVVSILAEQVLQRPNIHVMSQSFALDLWLTETGDRCLGVVAMVEGQLCRLAAGAVVLATGGGGQVFAQTTNPALSTGDGVAMAWRGGAVLRDLEFVQFHPTALTKPGAPRFLVSEAVRGEGAHLIDDEGQRFAFDYHPEGELAPRDVVSRAIFSYLQSHHPDPAHGHVWLDLRPIPPETIQRRFPNIVQVCRQWGVDVFQAPVPVAPAAHYWMGGVLTDLHSQTSIAGLYAVGETSSTGVHGANRLASNSLLECLVFGAQLRHVALPENWLAAIAPNAPSIPNTLKSSPSLAPSSAIADWESQKLAIQTIRQNLPPLVWQAAGICREQQSLERAIAQIQEWRLQFSEMPLSQFLSRCPAHLDAPVSLAKAGLAPTQIRNWGETRNLLDVAYLLVKSASFRTESRGGHYRSDYPHTENTNWQAHTLIRSERWWKMPIKL, from the coding sequence TTGTCCTCGTCGTCTTCTTTTTCTCGCCAGTTTGATGTCTTAGTCGTTGGCGCGGGAGCAGCCGGACTTTATACGTCGCTGTGTTTACCGACCCGCTTTCGCGTCGGACTAATCACCAAAGACGAGTTGCTCACCTCGGCTAGTGAATGGGCCCAAGGCGGCATTGCTGCGCCAATGGCGGCGGATGACTCGCCAGAGCTACACATCGAAGACACGCTGCGGGCAGGCGCAGGACTGTGCGATCGCCAAGCTGTGACCCTCATGGTGCAACAGGCTCCCGACTGTATCCGGGATCTGTTGGCTATGGGGGTTTTGTTCGATCGGCATGGGGCTGATCTGGCCATGACGCTGGAGGCGGCTCACTCGCGACGGCGGGTGCTACACGCGGCAGACACCACCGGACGGGCTGTGGTGTCTATCCTGGCGGAACAGGTGCTTCAGCGCCCAAACATCCACGTCATGAGCCAGAGCTTTGCGCTCGACCTGTGGCTAACAGAGACGGGCGATCGCTGCTTGGGTGTAGTAGCGATGGTCGAGGGGCAACTCTGTCGGCTAGCGGCTGGAGCCGTGGTCTTGGCGACAGGAGGGGGTGGCCAGGTCTTTGCCCAAACCACCAACCCCGCTCTCAGCACAGGCGACGGCGTGGCCATGGCCTGGCGGGGCGGCGCAGTGCTGCGGGATTTAGAATTTGTCCAGTTTCATCCCACGGCGCTCACAAAACCGGGTGCGCCGAGATTTTTGGTCAGCGAAGCTGTGCGCGGCGAAGGGGCACACCTAATCGATGACGAAGGACAGCGATTTGCCTTTGACTATCACCCTGAGGGCGAATTGGCTCCACGAGACGTGGTAAGCCGCGCAATCTTCAGCTATCTACAGAGTCATCATCCCGATCCGGCGCATGGGCATGTCTGGCTAGATCTGCGCCCGATTCCGCCTGAAACCATTCAGCGGCGCTTTCCCAACATTGTGCAGGTTTGTCGGCAGTGGGGAGTGGATGTGTTTCAAGCGCCCGTGCCCGTCGCGCCAGCAGCTCATTACTGGATGGGGGGCGTGCTGACCGATCTCCACAGCCAGACCTCGATTGCGGGGCTGTATGCTGTTGGGGAAACGTCCAGCACAGGGGTACACGGCGCAAATCGCCTGGCCAGCAACTCGCTCTTGGAGTGCCTGGTGTTTGGGGCGCAACTTCGGCATGTCGCACTGCCTGAAAATTGGCTAGCGGCGATCGCCCCCAATGCCCCCAGTATCCCCAATACCTTAAAAAGTTCGCCGAGCCTGGCTCCCAGCAGCGCCATTGCCGACTGGGAGTCTCAAAAATTAGCGATTCAAACCATTCGCCAAAACCTGCCGCCACTAGTCTGGCAAGCAGCAGGCATCTGTCGAGAGCAGCAGTCGCTTGAACGGGCGATCGCCCAAATTCAGGAGTGGCGGCTTCAGTTTTCTGAGATGCCGCTGAGCCAGTTCCTTAGTCGCTGCCCCGCTCACCTGGATGCCCCTGTTTCTCTCGCTAAAGCAGGACTCGCGCCTACGCAGATTAGGAACTGGGGAGAAACGCGCAATCTCTTGGACGTAGCCTATCTATTGGTGAAAAGTGCTTCCTTCAGAACTGAGAGCCGGGGAGGCCACTACCGCTCGGACTACCCCCATACAGAAAACACGAATTGGCAGGCCCATACGCTGATTCGGTCTGAGCGCTGGTGGAAAATGCCGATTAAGCTCTAG